Proteins from a single region of Primulina tabacum isolate GXHZ01 chromosome 5, ASM2559414v2, whole genome shotgun sequence:
- the LOC142546832 gene encoding uncharacterized protein LOC142546832, with protein MRCKKHPADFSSAVGVCASCLRERLLAIMAAQAQAQLMQAQLQLAQDRGDCRKADTTHHPPSLAFPRSVSPYISRRKSDNAAAWRIHGNQDQRFCGTPQVGHTGSITVEIERGRKKSNGGRIFSLLSGLFKSKRGKTGTDASGPISDPSVSDSGPGFRARDPCTSSSPSWLSAALPNRRKKVNTFPIDVSMAGDRRRACKNRGRGMSPARFSDDEDDEHCRGGSSGYSSESSQGWRQTPRRTPASTRSGGGRAAPNKNMAGLTFCLSPLVRASPSRHRNQKGALPELMTAVAPGGDARGPPKAHLSTASSFCKNRSRKLADFGRYNPNY; from the coding sequence ATGAGGTGCAAGAAGCATCCCGCGGACTTCAGCAGCGCCGTCGGCGTTTGCGCCTCCTGCCTGCGGGAGCGACTCCTTGCGATCATGGCTGCGCAAGCTCAGGCCCAATTAATGCAAGCCCAATTGCAGCTGGCACAAGATCGGGGCGATTGCCGGAAAGCTGATACCACACATCATCCGCCGTCTCTCGCCTTTCCTCGTTCGGTTTCGCCTTACATATCACGCCGGAAGTCGGACAACGCCGCCGCATGGCGGATACACGGAAACCAAGACCAACGTTTCTGCGGTACTCCGCAGGTGGGGCACACTGGATCTATAACCGTTGAAATTGAGAGGGGAAGGAAGAAGAGTAACGGGGGGAGAATTTTTTCGCTTCTCTCTGGACTCTTCAAATCGAAGCGAGGGAAGACGGGGACGGATGCGTCGGGTCCCATCTCGGATCCAAGTGTTTCGGATTCGGGTCCCGGTTTCAGAGCCCGCGATCCTTGTACTTCTTCTTCTCCATCTTGGTTGTCCGCCGCTCTTCCAAATCGCCGGAAAAAGGTCAACACGTTCCCCATCGACGTAAGCATGGCCGGAGATCGTCGGAGGGCCTGCAAAAACCGCGGCCGCGGAATGTCTCCGGCGAGATTCTCCGACGACGAAGACGACGAGCATTGCCGAGGTGGATCGAGCGGATACTCTTCTGAATCCTCCCAAGGGTGGAGGCAGACACCGAGGAGGACGCCGGCTTCGACGCGGAGCGGCGGAGGGAGGGCGGCTCCCAACAAAAACATGGCAGGCTTGACGTTTTGCTTGAGCCCTTTAGTGCGGGCCAGCCCGAGCAGGCACCGGAATCAGAAAGGCGCTCTGCCGGAGCTGATGACGGCAGTAGCACCGGGAGGTGACGCTAGAGGACCGCCGAAGGCACACCTCTCAACTGCGTCGTCGTTTTGCAAGAATCGATCCCGGAAGCTTGCCGATTTCGGGAGGTACAATCCCAACTACTGA
- the LOC142546834 gene encoding ras-related protein RABH1b-like encodes MAPVSALAKYKLVFLGDQSVGKTSIITRFMYDKFDNTYQATIGIDFLSKTMYLEDRTVRLQLWDTAGQERFRSLIPSYIRDSSVAVIVFDVASRQSFLNTSKWIEEVRTERGSDVIIVLVGNKTDLVDKRQVSIEEGEAKARELNVMFIETSAKAGFNIKALFRKIAAALPGMETLSSAKQEDMVDVNLKSSNTNSSQSQQQSGGCAC; translated from the exons ATGGCTCCTGTTTCGGCTCTCGCGAAGTATAAATTAGTGTTCCTGGGAGATCAATCCGTTGGTAAGACGAGTATAATCACTCGATTCATGTACGATAAATTTGACAATACGTACCAG GCTACTATTGGTATTGATTTCCTATCAAAGACGATGTATCTTGAAGATCGAACTGTGCGATTGCAGCTGTG GGATACTGCAGGGCAAGAAAGATTTAGGAGTCTTATTCCAAGCTATATCAGGGACTCCTCTGTTGCAGTAATCGTATTTGATGTTGCAA GTAGACAGTCATTCCTCAACACCTCAAAATGGATAGAGGAGGTTCGCACTGAAAGAGGAAGTGATGTGATCATTGTCCTAGTTGGAAACAAAACTGACCTGGTAGATAAGAG GCAAGTTTCAATAGAGGAAGGAGAGGCCAAAGCTCGTGAACTAAATGTCATGTTTATTGAAACTAGTGCAAAAGCTGGCTTCAATATTAAG GCCCTATTCAGGAAGATTGCCGCAGCATTGCCTGGAATGGAAACCCTGTCCTCAGCAAAGCAAGAGGATATGGTCGATGTCAACCTGAAGTCTAGCAACACAAATTCATCTCAGTCACAACAACAATCAGGAGGATGCGCTTGCTGA
- the LOC142546835 gene encoding putative invertase inhibitor, whose protein sequence is MKPFSSFIQFTIFLSFLIATQGSLNQNLIESTCRALSTNNPNIDYNFCTTSLQAFPSVKQNATLQKLGLITIQLIEKNVTDTKRYIQYIISNKKWDPYAKQCLSDCLELFSDSDASVKQAVTDYKNSRFDDANVQISSVMDAATTCEDGFDEERGVDSGLKKRNGYVFQLSAMALSVMNMIQNMNRLV, encoded by the coding sequence ATGAAGCCCTTTTCTTCTTTCATTCAATTTACCATCTTCCTCTCATTCTTGATCGCAACCCAAGGCTCACTCAACCAAAACTTGATAGAATCAACCTGCAGGGCTTTATCCACAAACAACCCAAACATCGACTATAACTTCTGCACAACATCCCTGCAAGCCTTCCCCTCAGTCAAACAAAATGCAACCCTACAAAAACTAGGCTTGATCACAATCCAACTGATTGAAAAAAATGTAACCGATACAAAACGTTACATCCAATACATAATTTCAAACAAGAAATGGGATCCTTATGCAAAGCAATGTTTGAGTGATTGTCTTGAGCTTTTCTCTGATTCAGACGCTTCTGTGAAACAGGCGGTAACAGACTACAAGAACTCTCGCTTTGATGATGCTAACGTGCAGATAAGTTCGGTCATGGATGCTGCCACGACTTGTGAAGATGGGTTTGATGAAGAGAGGGGTGTAGATTCAGGTTTGAAGAAGCGAAACGGTTATGTGTTCCAGCTCTCGGCTATGGCACTCTCTGTGATGAATATGATTCAGAACATGAACAGGCTGGTTTGA
- the LOC142546833 gene encoding LOW QUALITY PROTEIN: putative purine permease 11 (The sequence of the model RefSeq protein was modified relative to this genomic sequence to represent the inferred CDS: inserted 1 base in 1 codon), with translation MLEKQEPILAKGGPSTYHSPLHTLKRWHWWLLVALNIFFLIVGQAAAVLLGRFYYDKGGNSKWMATLVQTAAFPILLIPYFFLRSSDEPSSTLSPRSILNLVAIYLVLGFLIAGDNMLYSIGLLYLSASTYSLICATQLAFNAIFSYFLNHQKFTALILNSVIILSLSSALLAVNDDSDKPSGVSRXKYIVGIITAVAASALYSLLLSLMQLTFEKVLKKETFSIVLEMQICTGLVATCVTIVGLFASGEWRTLSREMDSFTTGRLSYVMTLVWTAISWQVCSVGVVGLIFVVSSLFSNVISTLSLAVTPIASLVVFHDKMNGVKIIAMLMAFWGFASYIYQNYLDAVELRKNQTDAMTR, from the exons ATGCTAG AGAAGCAGGAGCCAATTCTGGCAAAAGGTGGGCCTTCAACTTATCATTCACCACTTCACACCCTTAAGAGATGGCATTGGTGGCTTCTGGTGGCTCTGAACATATTTTTTCTGATTGTTGGTCAAGCTGCTGCTGTTCTATTAGGAAGATTTTATTACGATAAAGGCGGAAATAGTAAATGGATGGCAACTCTAGTCCAAACAGCCGCTTTTCCCATTCTTCTGATCCCGTATTTTTTTCTTCGTTCCTCAGATGAGCCATCAAGCACATTATCACCTCGTTCTATTCTTAATTTAGTCGCAATCTATTTGGTTCTTGGATTCCTTATTGCAGGAGACAACATGCTATATTCCATTGGATTATTGTACCTGTCTGCTTCAACTTACTCACTTATTTGTGCCACACAGCTGGCTTTTAATGCCATTTTCTCTTACTTCCTTAATCATCAGAAATTTACGGCCTTAATCCTTAATTCTGTCATTATTCTTTCATTATCTTCTGCTCTTCTTGCTGTCAACGATGATTCTGATAAGCCTTCAGGAGTATCCC GGAAATATATTGTAGGAATCATTACTGCAGTAGCAGCTTCTGCTCTATACTCCCTTTTACTTTCATTAATGCAGCTAACGTTCGAGAAAGTCTTGAAGAAAGAAACTTTTTCCATTGTTTTAGAAATGCAAATCTGTACGGGACTCGTGGCTACATGTGTCACAATCGTGGGTCTCTTTGCGAGTGGTGAATGGAGGACCTTAAGTAGGGAAATGGATAGTTTTACCACCGGAAGACTTTCTTATGTGATGACTCTGGTTTGGACAGCCATTTCATGGCAGGTCTGTTCTGTTGGGGTTGTGGGTTTGATTTTTGTGGTGTCGTCTCTGTTCTCCAATGTGATTAGTACGCTCTCCTTGGCCGTTACTCCTATTGCTTCTTTGGTTGTGTTCCATGACAAGATGAATGGCGTGAAGATAATAGCAATGCTGATGGCATTTTGGGGGTTTGCTTCTTACATTTATCAGAACTATCTTGATGCAGTCGAGTTAAGGAAGAATCAAACTGATGCCATGACAAGATGA